Proteins encoded in a region of the Quercus lobata isolate SW786 chromosome 8, ValleyOak3.0 Primary Assembly, whole genome shotgun sequence genome:
- the LOC115957503 gene encoding ankyrin repeat and zinc finger domain-containing protein 1 isoform X1 produces the protein MATVPLSTATTDRNTNNHQQEKRHRSIFDLPPQFFDSCRVLSSLHSSIASISESLDNTKISAAAAETIEDPIKDENASQNVAVVVPRLTCNTCKAEFESLQDQRSHFKSDIHRFNVKLSVAGKKIVREEDFDELTSDSFKEYDVSSISGSEDEAEKGVGPNSDLHKGANENFKQKLSIQLNTRERVSVWKSLLMNESENISYESDIGEDIGGYMPCLRENEVIERLKSLIHEPRDNTHLRIVLLASGGHFAGCVFDGNKVVAHKTFHRYVVRAKSGKKQSSKDASGKSVHSAGASLRRYNELALKKDIQELLAAWKPYFDASSCVFIYAPSNNRQLLFNGVNPYFSHQHCVVRNVALTVRRPTLKEAKRLYNQLTQVVNELDEKEPNIKEDSGSSMSMINNGSPGSSKEDVGNNLGAGDNADVCSSYKKSDELSRSSESEIELLGRSTPLHEAAQSGDVHKVLELLEQGLDPCCKDERGRTPYMLASEKEVRNAFRRFMASNLDKWDWDVAKVPSALTKEMEESQAAKQAEKDAKRKARAKELKKLRKAKEKKVQAQAALTQNTSKTAENQGSTSTSSLKNSQPSSGSQISKEEELKRALATEREKRAAAAERRIAAAAALNDQGRSAPIVPSTSLPKSGLAGDINCSCCNTSLAGIVPFHRYNYKYCSTSCMHVHREILEDE, from the exons ATGGCGACCGTTCCTCTTTCCACCGCCACCACTGACAGGAACACGAACAACCATCAGCAAGAGAAACGACACCGTTCTATATTCGACCTCCCACCACAATTCTTCGATTCCTGCCGCGTCCTCTCATCTCTACACTCTTCTATAGCTTCAATCTCCGAGTCCCTCGATAACACCAAAATCTCCGCCGCCGCCGCCGAAACTATAGAAGACCCTATAAAGGACGAGAATGCCTCCCAAAACGTCGCCGTAGTAGTACCTAGATTGACCTGCAATACCTGCAAGGCTGAGTTCGAGTCCCTCCAAGACCAGCGCTCGCACTTCAAGTCCGACATTCACAGATTCAAT GTGAAGCTTAGCGTTGCTGGAAAGAAAATTGTGAGGGAGGAAGACTTTGATGAGTTGACATCTGACTCTTTCAAAGAGTATGATGTATCAAGTATATCTGGATCGGAGGATGAAGCTGAGAAGGGAGTTGGCCCCAACAGTGATTTGCACAAGGGGGCAAATGAAAACTTTAAGCAAAAGCTATCTATCCAGCTTAAtacgagagagagagtttcGGTTTGGAAGAGTTTACTTATGAATGAATCTGAAAATATTTCTTATGAAAGTGATATAGGAGAAGATATTGGTGGGTACATGCCATGCTTAAGAGAGAACGAAGTGATTGAGAGACTGAAAAGTTTGATTCATGAACCGAGGGATAATACCCATTTGAGAATTGTGTTGCTTGCAAGCGGTGGGCACTTTGCTGGCTGCGTCTTTGATGGTAATAAGGTCGTTGCTCACAAAACATTCCACAG ATATGTTGTAAGGGCCAAATCTGGAAAGAAACAATCATCAAAAGATGCTAGTGGCAAGAGTGTGCATTCTGCTGGGGCTTCTCTTCGTCGATATAACGAACTTGCTTTGAAGAAG GATATTCAAGAATTACTTGCTGCTTGGAAGCCTTATTTTGATGCTTCCTCTTGCGTTTTCATTTATGCTCCATCAAACAACCGTCAACTTCTCTTTAATGGGGTAAACCCATATTTTAGCCATCAGCATTGCGTTGTTCGAAATGTTGCATTGACTGTTAGGAGGCCTACCTTAAAGGAAGCCAAGCGTTTATATAATCAATTGACACAAGTTGTCAATGAATTAGATGAGAAGGAACCGAACATCAAAGAGGACTCAGGTTCAAGTATGAGTATGATAAATAATGGCAGCCCAGGCTCCAGCAAAGAAGACGTGGGTAACAACTTGGGTGCTGGGGATAATGCTGATGTTTGTTCAAGTTACAAAAAATCTGATGAACTATCTAGATCAAGTGAGAGTGAGATCGAACTTCTAGGTAGATCAACTCCTCTGCATGAAGCAGCACAATCTGGCGATGTTCATAAGGTTTTGGAACTCCTAGAACAGGGTCTTGATCCTTGCTGCAAGGATGAAAGAGGACGCACCCCGTATATGCTGGCAAGTGAGAAGGAAGTCAGGAATGCTTTTAGAAGGTTTATGGCCTCAAACCTTGATAAGTGGGATTGGGATGTTGCTAAAGTGCCTAGTGCATTGACAAAAGAAATGGAGGAATCTCAAGCTGCTAAGCAG GCAGAAAAAGATGCAAAGAGGAAAGCAAGAGCAAAAGAATTGAAGAAATTACgtaaagcaaaagaaaagaaggttcAG GCTCAGGCTGCCCTAACTCAAAATACTTCAAAAACTGCGGAGAATCAAGGGTCTACTTCAACTTCTAGTCTCAAAAATTCCCAACCTAGCAGTGGTTCACAGATCTCAAAAGAG GAGGAACTGAAAAGGGCACTGGCCACTGAGAGGGAAAAGAGAGCAGCTGCTGCTGAGAGGAGAATAGCCGCAGCTGCAGCCCTCAATGATCAAGGTAGAAGTGCCCCAATTGTACCAAGCACTTCACTACCGAAAAGTGGGTTAGCTGGTGACATTAACTGCTCCTGTTGTAATACTTCGTTGGCTGGTATAGTTCCTTTTCATAGATATAACTACAAGTACTGCAGCACCTCATGCATGCACGTACACAGGGAGATCCTTGAGGATGAATAA
- the LOC115957503 gene encoding ankyrin repeat and zinc finger domain-containing protein 1 isoform X2 produces MATVPLSTATTDRNTNNHQQEKRHRSIFDLPPQFFDSCRVLSSLHSSIASISESLDNTKISAAAAETIEDPIKDENASQNVAVVVPRLTCNTCKAEFESLQDQRSHFKSDIHRFNVKLSVAGKKIVREEDFDELTSDSFKEYDVSSISGSEDEAEKGVGPNSDLHKGANENFKQKLSIQLNTRERVSVWKSLLMNESENISYESDIGEDIGGYMPCLRENEVIERLKSLIHEPRDNTHLRIVLLASGGHFAGCVFDGNKVVAHKTFHRYVVRAKSGKKQSSKDASGKSVHSAGASLRRYNELALKKDIQELLAAWKPYFDASSCVFIYAPSNNRQLLFNGVNPYFSHQHCVVRNVALTVRRPTLKEAKRLYNQLTQVVNELDEKEPNIKEDSGSSMSMINNGSPGSSKEDVGNNLGAGDNADVCSSYKKSDELSRSSESEIELLGRSTPLHEAAQSGDVHKVLELLEQGLDPCCKDERGRTPYMLASEKEVRNAFRRFMASNLDKWDWDVAKVPSALTKEMEESQAAKQAEKDAKRKARAKELKKLRKAKEKKAQAALTQNTSKTAENQGSTSTSSLKNSQPSSGSQISKEEELKRALATEREKRAAAAERRIAAAAALNDQGRSAPIVPSTSLPKSGLAGDINCSCCNTSLAGIVPFHRYNYKYCSTSCMHVHREILEDE; encoded by the exons ATGGCGACCGTTCCTCTTTCCACCGCCACCACTGACAGGAACACGAACAACCATCAGCAAGAGAAACGACACCGTTCTATATTCGACCTCCCACCACAATTCTTCGATTCCTGCCGCGTCCTCTCATCTCTACACTCTTCTATAGCTTCAATCTCCGAGTCCCTCGATAACACCAAAATCTCCGCCGCCGCCGCCGAAACTATAGAAGACCCTATAAAGGACGAGAATGCCTCCCAAAACGTCGCCGTAGTAGTACCTAGATTGACCTGCAATACCTGCAAGGCTGAGTTCGAGTCCCTCCAAGACCAGCGCTCGCACTTCAAGTCCGACATTCACAGATTCAAT GTGAAGCTTAGCGTTGCTGGAAAGAAAATTGTGAGGGAGGAAGACTTTGATGAGTTGACATCTGACTCTTTCAAAGAGTATGATGTATCAAGTATATCTGGATCGGAGGATGAAGCTGAGAAGGGAGTTGGCCCCAACAGTGATTTGCACAAGGGGGCAAATGAAAACTTTAAGCAAAAGCTATCTATCCAGCTTAAtacgagagagagagtttcGGTTTGGAAGAGTTTACTTATGAATGAATCTGAAAATATTTCTTATGAAAGTGATATAGGAGAAGATATTGGTGGGTACATGCCATGCTTAAGAGAGAACGAAGTGATTGAGAGACTGAAAAGTTTGATTCATGAACCGAGGGATAATACCCATTTGAGAATTGTGTTGCTTGCAAGCGGTGGGCACTTTGCTGGCTGCGTCTTTGATGGTAATAAGGTCGTTGCTCACAAAACATTCCACAG ATATGTTGTAAGGGCCAAATCTGGAAAGAAACAATCATCAAAAGATGCTAGTGGCAAGAGTGTGCATTCTGCTGGGGCTTCTCTTCGTCGATATAACGAACTTGCTTTGAAGAAG GATATTCAAGAATTACTTGCTGCTTGGAAGCCTTATTTTGATGCTTCCTCTTGCGTTTTCATTTATGCTCCATCAAACAACCGTCAACTTCTCTTTAATGGGGTAAACCCATATTTTAGCCATCAGCATTGCGTTGTTCGAAATGTTGCATTGACTGTTAGGAGGCCTACCTTAAAGGAAGCCAAGCGTTTATATAATCAATTGACACAAGTTGTCAATGAATTAGATGAGAAGGAACCGAACATCAAAGAGGACTCAGGTTCAAGTATGAGTATGATAAATAATGGCAGCCCAGGCTCCAGCAAAGAAGACGTGGGTAACAACTTGGGTGCTGGGGATAATGCTGATGTTTGTTCAAGTTACAAAAAATCTGATGAACTATCTAGATCAAGTGAGAGTGAGATCGAACTTCTAGGTAGATCAACTCCTCTGCATGAAGCAGCACAATCTGGCGATGTTCATAAGGTTTTGGAACTCCTAGAACAGGGTCTTGATCCTTGCTGCAAGGATGAAAGAGGACGCACCCCGTATATGCTGGCAAGTGAGAAGGAAGTCAGGAATGCTTTTAGAAGGTTTATGGCCTCAAACCTTGATAAGTGGGATTGGGATGTTGCTAAAGTGCCTAGTGCATTGACAAAAGAAATGGAGGAATCTCAAGCTGCTAAGCAG GCAGAAAAAGATGCAAAGAGGAAAGCAAGAGCAAAAGAATTGAAGAAATTACgtaaagcaaaagaaaagaag GCTCAGGCTGCCCTAACTCAAAATACTTCAAAAACTGCGGAGAATCAAGGGTCTACTTCAACTTCTAGTCTCAAAAATTCCCAACCTAGCAGTGGTTCACAGATCTCAAAAGAG GAGGAACTGAAAAGGGCACTGGCCACTGAGAGGGAAAAGAGAGCAGCTGCTGCTGAGAGGAGAATAGCCGCAGCTGCAGCCCTCAATGATCAAGGTAGAAGTGCCCCAATTGTACCAAGCACTTCACTACCGAAAAGTGGGTTAGCTGGTGACATTAACTGCTCCTGTTGTAATACTTCGTTGGCTGGTATAGTTCCTTTTCATAGATATAACTACAAGTACTGCAGCACCTCATGCATGCACGTACACAGGGAGATCCTTGAGGATGAATAA